Proteins co-encoded in one bacterium genomic window:
- a CDS encoding CDP-glucose 4,6-dehydratase produces the protein APETVSCRPVAELAALFCREFGGEAAVSRIEVDPAGDSGRHEAGLLMLAWDKAFRTLGWSPRWSFERAVERSAAWYAAAARGEDCRKLCLKDINDYTGGTA, from the coding sequence GCCCCGGAGACTGTCTCCTGCCGCCCGGTGGCCGAGCTGGCCGCCCTTTTCTGCCGCGAGTTCGGCGGCGAGGCAGCGGTCTCCCGGATCGAGGTCGACCCGGCTGGCGACAGCGGGCGTCACGAGGCGGGGCTTCTGATGCTGGCCTGGGACAAGGCGTTCCGCACCCTGGGCTGGTCGCCGCGCTGGAGCTTCGAGCGCGCGGTCGAGCGCTCCGCCGCCTGGTATGCCGCCGCGGCGCGGGGTGAGGACTGCCGCAAGCTGTGTCTGAAAGACATTAACGATTATACCGGCGGCACGGCTTAA